A genomic region of Salvelinus alpinus chromosome 12, SLU_Salpinus.1, whole genome shotgun sequence contains the following coding sequences:
- the LOC139535300 gene encoding uncharacterized protein, giving the protein MHEGKRKSFCRPSANTRDIHHKSLFSQTKPPFTSPIPVSHQTRSESDFVRYPGINDTEVLTCECSNHACQKVFWFRTLHNNLDIQFLLSLNNAGRTSHEASVGEHRFQASKRDTGSKMTFTLRLINIRSEDAGLYTCMLQNQKENKLWRPGVLLRPGETRPTLLPVTKPQPQGIPNSTPNGRCTKGNYQTPKGCGSKVVRPLVGVLLAVALISTQYYFSRLPKKCRLQFAKFSCVNFTNL; this is encoded by the exons ATGCATGAAGGGAAAAGAAAGAGCTTTTGCCGACCCTCAGCTAACACTCGAGACATCCACCACAAGAG TTTGTTTAGCCAAACTAAACCTCCATTCACTTCTCCTATCCCGGTGTCCCACCAGACACGTTCAGAGTCCGACTTCGTCCGCTACCCCGGGATCAACGACACAGAGGTCCTCACCTGTGAGTGTTCCAACCACGCCTGTCAGAAGGTCTTCTGGTTCCGCACTCTCCACAACAACCTCGACATCCAGTTCCTTCTCAGCCTCAACAATGCTGGCCGGACCAGCCACGAAGCCAGTGTGGGCGAACACCGGTTCCAGGCCAGTAAGCGTGATACGGGAAGCAAGATGACTTTCACACTGCGCCTCATTAACATAAGGTCAGAGGACGCAGGGCTTTACACCTGTATGCTCCAGAACCAGAAAGAGAACAAGTTGTGGAGGCCAGGAGTTCTTCTCAGACCTGGAG AAACTCGGCCAACATTACTCCCCGTCACAAAGCCCCAGCCCCAAGGCATCCCAAACAGCACCCCAAACGGCCGCTGCACCAAAGGCAACTATCAAACCCCAAAAG GCTGTGGCTCCAAGGTTGTCCGGCCGTTGGTTGGAGTGCTGCTGGCTGTGGCTTTGATCTCCACACAGTACTACTTCAGCA GACTACCCAAAAAGTGTCGACTTCAGTTTGCCAAGTTCTCATGTGTAAACTTCACAAATCTGTGA